GCTTTCGCCGTTGATGTATCTAAGCTCGATGCTGTTGATGTTGCCAATGTTGAATCAGCTGACAATGAGGTTGAAGCTTGGAAATCTACAACGTTGAATTCCAGTTCAGATTCAAGACTATTTTTCGGCAGACGGGTATTATAGGCATCGGCAATTAAGGGTTCAAAAGCAGTGTCATTGAGTTGTTCAATAGTAAAGAAGCTGTAGCCAATTTTGACATTCTGTTGATAGGTTTTATCGCCTAAGGTCACCAACTGTGGCTTTTCAAGTGCTGCTAAAGCGGTTAAACGTGAATTTAAAATCTCTTTGTTTTCTGCTTGAACAACAGTTGCATACAAAGCCGTTTCAAGTTTAAACACTGAACCATTAATCTGAGTTTTAATAAAATCTGCGAGCTGGTCAAAATAGCCTTTAAAGGTGTTCCAATCAGAACTTAAAATCGCTTCAGGGCAACTGGCGAGGCTGAACAGAATAATTGCATTTTCTTTGGCAGGATGATTCTGCACAAAGCGTTTTACTTTCTCATAAGTATTTAAGGTCAGTGAGGCAAAATTGTTTTGAGAGGGTTCTACGCTATGTGCTGTAGCCGTCGCCGTCGCGATGGTGATCTGCACCGCATCATCTTCATGACTGGCAATAAACTCAACATCCAATGGGTTTTGTGCGGCCGCATGTGGATTTTGCGTATCCACATCAAAATGACCATGCTCAAATTGACCTTGAGAGACCTTTTTAAAACGAGATTTAAAGTCGTTTAAGGCTTTGGGCTGAATCACATCAAGTAAAGGTACACCCATGATGTCAGCTTGATCTTTGATACCAAAAAGATTCAAATATTCGGCGTTGGCTTCAACATGAATACCTTCTTGAATCACCGCAACTGCTTTATTTTGCTCTTCAATCTGTTCAATTTTTTTTAGTTTTACATTTTCTAAATCATCAGACAGATTTTTTTGAACTTGTAGCGTGCGACCATAGGACAAAGCACGAATGACACTGATATAAAAACGATCCTGATAATCCAAATTCACCACGTCATAGACGCCTTTTTGGATATAAGACATATATTGTTCGTAGTGATAATTGTTCGGTGTTAACAATAAAATCGGAATATCTGCATTGTCTGAAGTTTGGATCAGTGCTGCTGCTTGTTCAATACGAATATCATAAGCACGACCG
The sequence above is drawn from the Acinetobacter lanii genome and encodes:
- a CDS encoding EAL domain-containing protein, whose product is MGSAEVRNLLLSKQLKRSENRILIIDDNQIRYNEIVKILQDNNHLIQTTLLDDLKSFEKQLNAPWDLVIFGRAYDIRIEQAAALIQTSDNADIPILLLTPNNYHYEQYMSYIQKGVYDVVNLDYQDRFYISVIRALSYGRTLQVQKNLSDDLENVKLKKIEQIEEQNKAVAVIQEGIHVEANAEYLNLFGIKDQADIMGVPLLDVIQPKALNDFKSRFKKVSQGQFEHGHFDVDTQNPHAAAQNPLDVEFIASHEDDAVQITIATATATAHSVEPSQNNFASLTLNTYEKVKRFVQNHPAKENAIILFSLASCPEAILSSDWNTFKGYFDQLADFIKTQINGSVFKLETALYATVVQAENKEILNSRLTALAALEKPQLVTLGDKTYQQNVKIGYSFFTIEQLNDTAFEPLIADAYNTRLPKNSLESELEFNVVDFQASTSLSADSTLATSTASSLDTSTAKATGSYDLAGLSLEPMPSQSAPISSSISISKENVSQDTQLALNVEPLNFNQSAILSHIQTALDKNAIQLKYQQLYDKHDSNVNTYEVTSGLIYDNAFKQISSLIELDEDQELSIKVDRWILVEACKQLHNFITQYPEAKLIVNLNRHVLLHDAQLPALVSKLLTIVGSKLSNPLILQFDEEDIAKNLNEANKVIELLRQSGAEISIRHFGSTISSEAILKQTDISLVTLDPKLTALLSNDKKLPELQARINTYLEIKPIEILAKELNDMSTFANAWNIEARFLQGDYFQKKLDHLTDVQDQ